In a single window of the Chiloscyllium plagiosum isolate BGI_BamShark_2017 chromosome 32, ASM401019v2, whole genome shotgun sequence genome:
- the LOC122539591 gene encoding RNA guanine-N7 methyltransferase activating subunit-like, giving the protein MSSEAEAVPNYEEMFAHRFTAADKEYQEVLKSPADPPPIVEDWKIRTGSNRRSRDFQPYRRQDDNRNWSTNRQWHGRVHGYSHSPVHHQRPYESYSQGSNSQWQSNHHRY; this is encoded by the exons ATGTCTAGTGAAGCAGAAGCTGTTCCTAACTATGAGGAAATGTTTGCTCATCGTTTCACTGCAGCTGACAAAGAGTATCAGGAGGTGTTGAAGTCACCAGCAGATCCACCGCCGATtgtagaggactggaaaatccgGACTGGTAGTAATCGCAG gTCACGAGATTTTCAACCATACAGAAGACAGGATGACAATCGCAACTGGTCCACTAACCGTCAGTGGCATGGGAGAGTCCATGGGTACAGTCACTCTCCAGTTCACCACCAAAGGCCATATGAATCTTATAGTCAAGGCTCTAATTCACAATGGCAATCCAACCACCATCGCTACTGA